In Leptospira saintgironsiae, one genomic interval encodes:
- a CDS encoding polyhydroxyalkanoate synthesis regulator DNA-binding domain-containing protein yields the protein MKVLKRYANRRLYDPETSKTITLEDVAEMIIAGEEIKVIDNMSGQDITPKILGQTFLKVSLGQRNEEFSNYMLSALIRETGKDISALFGRLVLGGIGLAYLTKEKMDRILQSMVALGELRLEEVKSYREDLLTHLAQRASENSEQIQEDLKKVGRELEEGGEKELAVEDLSEKIRKIAERVKESEPL from the coding sequence ATGAAAGTTCTGAAAAGATACGCAAACAGAAGGTTGTACGATCCCGAAACCAGCAAAACGATTACTCTAGAAGATGTCGCCGAGATGATCATCGCGGGCGAAGAGATTAAAGTGATCGATAATATGAGCGGTCAGGACATCACTCCTAAAATCCTAGGCCAGACCTTTCTTAAAGTAAGTTTGGGTCAAAGAAACGAAGAATTTTCCAATTACATGCTTTCCGCCCTGATCCGAGAAACGGGCAAAGATATCAGCGCATTATTCGGCCGTTTGGTCCTGGGAGGGATAGGTCTTGCCTATCTAACCAAGGAAAAAATGGATAGGATCCTACAGAGTATGGTGGCTTTGGGCGAACTTCGACTGGAAGAAGTTAAAAGTTACCGAGAAGACCTACTCACCCATTTGGCCCAAAGAGCCAGCGAAAACAGCGAACAGATCCAGGAAGACCTCAAAAAAGTGGGTCGAGAATTGGAAGAAGGCGGCGAAAAGGAATTGGCTGTCGAGGATCTATCGGAGAAAATTCGCAAGATTGCGGAAAGAGTCAAGGAATCCGAGCCCCTTTGA
- a CDS encoding HEAT repeat domain-containing protein, with the protein MSTVRILVLGIILSLTTQISAKEQIYEKLDQLFYDQVKKLESGNLEERIQAADYLKFVSSKLAVRPLLKALKGNVNVPKSEENSPTLKFTIAQALGAMESDIAGPGMLEEFKKISATVQEGDYPSFSSPEGYNLVIAAGEIIRNVGLLPYTKENQEAIVNALNHPNFYVRASAADGLKNLNRKDVLSQLNSAIDKEKNPFAKVAILNAIVFINRIANQKFYDMCAFLKDESPLVRYRTSIAVGEVDLKAGEYSLREALLVEHDKMVREQIKKDLASVTGFKMPANLPLFLKD; encoded by the coding sequence ATGTCGACCGTAAGAATCCTAGTCCTCGGAATCATATTATCACTGACTACTCAGATTTCCGCAAAGGAACAAATCTATGAGAAGTTGGACCAATTATTTTATGACCAAGTCAAAAAATTGGAAAGCGGCAACCTAGAAGAAAGGATCCAGGCTGCGGATTATTTAAAATTCGTAAGTAGCAAACTGGCTGTCCGTCCTCTTCTGAAGGCGTTAAAGGGAAATGTAAATGTTCCTAAGTCGGAAGAAAATTCCCCTACCTTAAAGTTCACAATTGCGCAAGCATTGGGAGCGATGGAGTCCGATATCGCCGGACCTGGAATGTTGGAAGAATTTAAAAAGATTTCTGCTACCGTTCAGGAAGGTGATTATCCTTCATTCAGTTCACCTGAAGGTTATAATCTGGTGATCGCTGCCGGAGAAATTATCCGAAATGTGGGACTTCTTCCTTATACAAAGGAAAATCAAGAAGCGATCGTAAACGCTTTAAACCATCCGAATTTTTATGTAAGAGCTTCCGCAGCGGACGGGTTGAAAAATCTAAATCGCAAGGATGTACTCTCTCAATTGAATTCAGCGATTGATAAGGAAAAAAATCCTTTTGCGAAAGTTGCAATCCTAAACGCGATTGTATTCATCAATCGGATTGCGAACCAAAAGTTCTATGATATGTGTGCCTTCTTAAAAGACGAATCTCCTTTAGTTCGATATAGAACATCAATTGCGGTAGGAGAAGTGGATCTAAAAGCGGGAGAATATTCTCTTAGAGAAGCGTTACTCGTTGAGCATGATAAAATGGTAAGAGAGCAGATCAAAAAGGACCTGGCAAGTGTGACAGGATTCAAGATGCCTGCGAATCTTCCTCTTTTCTTGAAAGATTAA
- a CDS encoding metal-dependent hydrolase, with translation MSVKAEKKERNIKPINGESPSVRKMDFEGLDQLSDYYVAGNSFLTHTVNAYHVIFPEGERFFIKSVKAFADQVKDPALQNSIKGFIGQEVQHGKEHEKALEMLEKQGRPVSKILNFYNKTAYGFFWPVLEFIFGKKLKLAVTAGLEHYTASLGEVTLRFGLHEQAEGEMRNLLLWHACEEIEHKSVAYDVLQTVSKNYILRTFGFIVASIMFWGYAFTLQHMFIFADPKIGFKRYFSDLISARSYARLIVIEVGKLALLYFKPGFHPNQTGGYDLANAALATI, from the coding sequence ATGTCAGTGAAGGCAGAAAAAAAAGAACGGAATATTAAGCCGATCAACGGCGAGTCTCCAAGCGTTCGTAAGATGGACTTCGAAGGGTTGGACCAATTATCAGATTATTACGTGGCAGGGAATTCTTTCCTGACCCATACGGTAAATGCGTACCATGTGATCTTTCCAGAAGGAGAAAGATTTTTTATTAAGAGCGTAAAAGCTTTCGCGGATCAAGTGAAGGATCCTGCATTACAAAATAGTATTAAAGGTTTTATCGGACAAGAAGTACAACACGGAAAAGAGCATGAAAAAGCCCTTGAGATGTTGGAAAAACAAGGACGTCCAGTTTCTAAAATCCTGAATTTTTATAATAAGACTGCTTACGGATTCTTCTGGCCTGTTTTAGAATTTATCTTTGGTAAAAAGTTGAAACTTGCGGTGACTGCAGGTTTGGAACATTATACTGCATCTTTGGGAGAAGTTACCTTAAGATTCGGACTTCATGAACAAGCAGAAGGAGAAATGAGAAATTTACTTCTTTGGCATGCATGTGAAGAGATAGAGCATAAATCTGTTGCGTATGATGTTCTTCAAACAGTTTCTAAAAATTATATCTTAAGAACTTTCGGGTTTATCGTAGCTTCCATTATGTTTTGGGGATATGCATTCACTCTTCAGCATATGTTTATATTTGCTGATCCTAAGATTGGATTCAAAAGATATTTTTCAGATCTTATCTCTGCTCGTTCTTACGCTAGGTTGATCGTTATAGAAGTCGGAAAATTGGCTTTATTATATTTCAAACCTGGTTTCCATCCGAATCAAACAGGCGGTTACGATCTCGCAAACGCTGCATTAGCAACTATTTAA